One genomic region from Campylobacter concisus encodes:
- a CDS encoding major capsid protein: protein MALSDMKVFSEYLAGTTIETLSQDIEKFNAASGGTIILNAQGIDGDFMQESFFRGIHSAQRRVDRYAANAAATATTLRQEQDNAVKVAGGFGPVVFEPGQLTWIKKDPSVALEVISRNMSEAMISDMLNTAISALVGAIGNNAGVVNDVSASGGINQANLNNAYAKFGDRSAAITANIMRGAVFHKLIGQNLANAAQLFKAENVLVVEILGRRVVVTDAPALYKAGTPNKDYVLALTTGAAIVSDAGDLITNIQTNNGKERIETTYQADYTFGLSLKGYSWDTANGGKSPDNAKLGTGTNWDKIAASDKDTAGVLLIGDAAKN, encoded by the coding sequence ATGGCACTAAGCGACATGAAGGTATTTTCCGAATACCTAGCAGGTACAACGATCGAAACGCTAAGTCAAGACATAGAGAAATTTAACGCGGCTAGCGGCGGCACGATAATTCTAAACGCACAGGGCATAGACGGCGATTTTATGCAGGAGAGCTTTTTTAGAGGCATCCACTCCGCACAGCGTAGGGTAGATAGATACGCGGCCAATGCCGCGGCTACGGCTACGACCTTAAGACAAGAGCAAGACAACGCCGTAAAAGTAGCGGGTGGGTTTGGTCCCGTGGTATTTGAGCCGGGACAGCTAACGTGGATAAAAAAAGACCCGTCCGTAGCTCTTGAAGTGATTTCAAGAAATATGAGCGAGGCGATGATAAGCGATATGCTAAATACGGCTATCTCCGCACTCGTAGGCGCTATCGGCAATAACGCGGGCGTAGTAAACGACGTAAGCGCAAGCGGCGGCATAAACCAAGCCAACCTAAACAACGCGTATGCAAAATTCGGTGACAGAAGCGCGGCCATAACGGCTAATATAATGAGGGGAGCGGTATTCCACAAGCTAATCGGGCAAAATTTAGCAAACGCCGCACAACTATTTAAGGCCGAAAACGTGCTCGTTGTCGAGATTTTAGGGCGCCGCGTAGTAGTAACAGACGCACCGGCTCTTTACAAAGCTGGAACGCCGAATAAAGACTACGTTTTGGCGCTAACGACTGGTGCCGCGATAGTAAGCGACGCGGGCGATCTAATCACGAATATTCAGACCAACAACGGCAAAGAGCGCATAGAAACGACTTATCAGGCTGATTATACATTCGGGTTGTCGCTCAAAGGCTATTCTTGGGATACGGCAAACGGCGGCAAAAGCCCGGATAACGCAAAACTAGGCACCGGCACGAACTGGGATAAGATAGCTGCTAGCGATAAAGATACCGCGGGCGTGCTACTAATAGGCGACGCGGCTAAAAACTAG
- a CDS encoding DnaT-like ssDNA-binding protein encodes MIPENGTGLANANAYVSVEFADEYFSARGNQTWAGLDNAAKEAAIIKATDYLEAMYFDKWQGERLKSDQALSFPRSPFGMPAKFKSAVCELAIRANVGELMSDVERLTTKEKVGGIEVEYAQNADPATKYAYVASLLKPFLKPANAMVMRLERC; translated from the coding sequence ATGATACCCGAGAACGGCACTGGGCTAGCTAATGCCAACGCTTACGTTTCGGTCGAGTTTGCCGATGAGTACTTTTCGGCACGCGGCAACCAGACGTGGGCGGGGTTAGATAATGCAGCCAAAGAGGCGGCCATTATCAAGGCGACGGATTATTTAGAGGCCATGTATTTTGATAAATGGCAAGGCGAGAGATTAAAAAGCGATCAGGCTTTGAGCTTCCCGCGCTCGCCGTTTGGGATGCCTGCTAAATTTAAATCCGCCGTTTGCGAGCTAGCTATAAGGGCAAACGTGGGCGAGCTAATGAGCGACGTCGAGCGGCTAACCACTAAAGAAAAAGTAGGCGGTATCGAGGTGGAATACGCACAAAATGCAGACCCCGCCACCAAATACGCTTACGTAGCTAGCCTTTTAAAGCCGTTTTTAAAACCCGCAAACGCAATGGTAATGAGGCTAGAGCGATGCTAA
- a CDS encoding HK97 gp10 family phage protein: protein MIDRQIDNFSAKAQEKALKIFKKSVIDLTSDIISDTPVDTGRLKNNWFPSVGAASEQTTEATANEAGDRAEKYAQNELTLDKTFYFTNNLPYAFRIEFEGWSKNKAPQGMVRRNAIRWKQIVKRAARA from the coding sequence ATGATTGATAGGCAGATAGATAACTTTAGCGCAAAGGCTCAAGAAAAAGCGCTGAAAATCTTTAAAAAATCAGTCATTGATCTAACTTCAGACATCATCAGCGACACACCGGTAGATACAGGCAGGCTAAAAAATAATTGGTTTCCTAGCGTAGGCGCAGCTAGCGAGCAGACAACAGAAGCGACCGCAAACGAAGCGGGCGATCGAGCGGAAAAATACGCACAAAACGAGCTAACACTAGACAAGACCTTTTATTTTACAAACAATTTGCCTTACGCTTTTCGCATAGAATTTGAGGGGTGGAGTAAAAATAAAGCTCCGCAAGGTATGGTAAGGCGCAATGCGATCCGTTGGAAGCAAATAGTAAAAAGGGCGGCACGTGCTTAG
- a CDS encoding phage tail terminator-like protein → MLRIRQALEKAVLAVTPAIDTAFENTTFNPRAGEPYQQLYFLPAKPSVAVIDDSIAEIDGVFQITLRYPAGKGVKDVLERARLYEKAFKVGIKLENEVFITAPTSVNILGIDGDRYGVAVSIYFKSYKE, encoded by the coding sequence GTGCTTAGAATTCGTCAAGCTTTGGAAAAGGCAGTTTTGGCGGTTACGCCTGCGATTGATACGGCGTTTGAAAATACTACGTTTAATCCTAGAGCGGGCGAGCCTTACCAACAACTTTATTTTTTGCCCGCCAAACCAAGCGTTGCTGTAATTGATGATAGTATTGCGGAAATTGACGGCGTGTTTCAGATAACCTTACGCTACCCCGCGGGTAAAGGCGTCAAAGACGTTTTAGAGCGCGCGAGGCTTTACGAAAAAGCTTTTAAAGTAGGCATAAAGCTAGAAAATGAGGTTTTTATTACCGCTCCGACGAGCGTTAATATTTTAGGCATTGACGGCGATCGCTACGGCGTGGCCGTTTCTATTTATTTTAAATCTTATAAGGAGTGA
- a CDS encoding helix-turn-helix domain containing protein → MNLSKKEFVELVGMPYQTLMNWKQKDETPYWVEPFLYHYEKGKNLDEILTIIKKYTPTT, encoded by the coding sequence TTGAATTTAAGCAAAAAAGAATTTGTTGAACTGGTTGGTATGCCATATCAAACGCTTATGAATTGGAAACAAAAAGACGAAACGCCTTATTGGGTAGAGCCCTTTTTGTATCACTACGAAAAGGGCAAGAATTTAGATGAGATACTAACAATAATTAAGAAATATACGCCTACTACCTAA
- a CDS encoding Rha family transcriptional regulator encodes MSNAVIINNCEVELEAVGDLTYTTSLDIKSVFEKRHADILAQIRRLPQDKFNERNFSLVEYKDKKGESRPYYKISKDGFVLLAMSFTGERFYKFKVAYINAFNAMADEIKRLKFEAYVNKIAELDAVLIDKTKRHSREISGYKGKLTQANNKIMALRRDLTSTKESKLEFEASPDYKAMWKNAKLERDYYFDKYKKLSEKNTQKENKCVKALDETQKCFEEIFTAIGAVKAYIFDNDDFFMKNNVLLA; translated from the coding sequence ATGAGTAACGCGGTTATTATCAATAATTGTGAAGTAGAGTTGGAGGCGGTAGGCGACCTAACCTATACCACCTCTTTAGACATTAAGTCAGTCTTTGAGAAAAGACATGCGGATATTCTAGCACAAATCCGCAGGCTCCCGCAAGATAAATTTAACGAACGAAATTTTTCGTTGGTTGAATATAAAGACAAAAAAGGCGAAAGCAGACCGTATTACAAAATCTCGAAAGACGGCTTCGTTTTGCTCGCTATGAGTTTTACCGGCGAGAGATTTTACAAATTCAAAGTCGCCTACATTAATGCCTTTAATGCTATGGCCGACGAGATAAAGCGGCTTAAATTTGAAGCCTACGTAAATAAAATCGCCGAACTCGATGCAGTGCTGATAGACAAAACCAAAAGACACAGCAGAGAGATAAGCGGGTATAAGGGCAAACTAACGCAGGCGAATAATAAAATTATGGCACTAAGGCGCGATCTAACAAGTACAAAAGAGTCGAAGCTGGAGTTTGAAGCTTCGCCCGATTATAAGGCGATGTGGAAAAATGCAAAACTGGAGCGGGATTATTATTTTGACAAATACAAAAAGCTATCCGAAAAAAATACACAAAAAGAAAACAAATGCGTCAAGGCATTAGACGAAACGCAAAAGTGTTTTGAGGAGATTTTTACGGCTATCGGTGCAGTCAAGGCGTATATTTTTGACAATGACGATTTTTTTATGAAAAACAACGTGCTATTAGCCTAA
- a CDS encoding tape measure protein, with protein sequence MTEVASLIVSAKFEGADKLKSDLNSIGNEAKKAENAAAQLSGAFTTLKTAMAAVAGSMIVREFVQISDEMSLMNSRLKKATDSMAEFTAQQKAMHAIARDTHADIKDTTDLYVKLAPALKDLGRNTDEINKVTSSFTKALQLGGASAEESAAAIKQFGQAMGSGALKGDEFNSIAEASPTLMRYFADGLGVPIGKLKELASQGKLTAEAVSGALLKMYDQISKDAAQMPVTVGKAFTDIKTEMSLLVAEFNEAAGATGGMSQGLETLADWIKDNRSDIVEFGLDVYRSFQLMGTAVIWLGLAVDNVFTAIPTAITLAIDTATTTLSNGLNSMITEAEEAYNSIASLWGGETRFERIDISTNISDGLMKHRKELDEQISLTQDAMKGLLKDIAEDTMASAAPKINEKFEGIRQSVKNTGTQATKTKEQISALNRALLEIAQSGMSEIEKKRDNVARKAQEWTALGVSPDKIAEYRKNELAKIDAEETKNKLAEQEKTKQEQIKATNEYLKLKDREFNLAKRQTELISDETARRIRLVEIEHSHAAEQYTAMLKKGEITENYYARAMASEEQLYQKQMFDASSWGQIMHSGLNSLESAMGNFFDYSSDRFMKFGDLAQDILGQIYRQIVRMMIIQPLINSVTSMLPGMSGEATPKHQALPAGGFASVLNATPAAQGGVFNSPDLHSYANSIVSKPTFFKFAKGGIPDIGVMGEKNGGSPEAIMPLTRASNGDLGVKAQVSSSLNNVKVEVINQTSEDVKVSNAAIRRNDGEWVISLVLNGVSKNVLGSRETLRGLLA encoded by the coding sequence ATGACCGAAGTTGCTAGCTTGATCGTTAGCGCTAAATTTGAGGGGGCGGACAAGCTAAAAAGCGATTTAAATAGCATAGGAAACGAAGCGAAAAAAGCCGAGAACGCGGCGGCACAGCTGTCGGGTGCATTTACCACGTTAAAAACTGCTATGGCGGCAGTCGCCGGCTCTATGATAGTGCGCGAATTTGTGCAAATTTCGGACGAAATGAGCTTGATGAACTCGCGCCTAAAAAAGGCGACGGACTCAATGGCAGAGTTTACGGCGCAGCAAAAAGCTATGCACGCTATCGCCAGAGACACTCACGCCGATATAAAAGACACTACCGACCTATACGTTAAATTAGCGCCCGCCTTAAAAGACCTAGGTAGAAATACCGACGAAATAAATAAAGTTACTTCAAGTTTTACCAAGGCTTTGCAGTTAGGCGGAGCAAGCGCAGAGGAAAGCGCAGCCGCGATAAAACAATTCGGTCAAGCTATGGGCAGCGGCGCGTTAAAAGGCGACGAGTTTAACTCTATCGCCGAAGCGTCGCCGACTCTTATGAGATATTTTGCCGACGGTTTAGGCGTGCCTATCGGAAAATTAAAAGAGCTTGCCAGCCAAGGCAAACTAACCGCTGAAGCAGTATCGGGCGCGCTTTTAAAAATGTATGACCAGATTAGTAAGGATGCCGCCCAAATGCCCGTAACCGTCGGCAAGGCATTTACTGACATAAAGACTGAAATGTCACTTTTGGTGGCAGAGTTTAACGAAGCCGCGGGCGCGACGGGCGGGATGAGCCAAGGGCTAGAAACCTTAGCCGACTGGATAAAAGATAATCGCAGCGACATTGTAGAATTCGGGCTTGACGTATATCGCAGCTTCCAACTTATGGGCACGGCGGTCATTTGGTTAGGGCTTGCTGTGGATAACGTATTCACGGCAATTCCCACCGCAATAACTTTGGCTATCGACACGGCTACCACCACGCTATCTAACGGGCTAAATTCTATGATTACCGAAGCAGAGGAAGCGTATAACTCGATAGCTTCCCTATGGGGCGGCGAGACTAGATTTGAGCGCATAGATATTTCTACCAATATATCTGACGGACTTATGAAGCACCGCAAAGAGTTAGATGAGCAAATCAGCCTAACCCAAGACGCAATGAAAGGGCTACTAAAAGACATAGCCGAGGATACTATGGCAAGCGCCGCGCCGAAAATAAACGAAAAATTCGAGGGGATTAGGCAGAGCGTCAAAAATACGGGCACGCAAGCGACCAAAACGAAAGAGCAAATAAGCGCCCTAAACAGAGCGCTTTTAGAGATAGCCCAAAGCGGAATGAGCGAAATCGAAAAAAAAAGAGATAACGTTGCAAGGAAAGCTCAAGAGTGGACGGCGCTCGGCGTAAGTCCGGATAAAATCGCGGAATATAGAAAAAACGAACTAGCAAAAATAGACGCCGAAGAGACGAAAAATAAGCTGGCGGAGCAAGAAAAAACCAAGCAAGAACAAATTAAGGCCACTAACGAATATTTGAAACTAAAAGACCGCGAATTTAATTTAGCTAAACGCCAAACGGAGCTAATAAGCGACGAAACGGCTAGGCGTATACGTCTAGTGGAGATAGAGCATAGCCACGCTGCGGAGCAATATACGGCTATGCTAAAAAAAGGCGAGATTACTGAAAATTACTACGCCCGCGCCATGGCATCAGAGGAACAGCTTTATCAAAAGCAGATGTTTGACGCTTCAAGCTGGGGGCAGATTATGCACAGTGGCTTAAATAGCCTTGAAAGCGCTATGGGTAATTTCTTTGATTATTCGTCCGATCGCTTTATGAAATTCGGCGATTTAGCGCAGGATATTTTAGGGCAAATTTATAGGCAAATAGTAAGGATGATGATAATCCAGCCGTTAATCAATTCGGTTACGAGTATGTTACCTGGAATGTCTGGAGAGGCTACTCCAAAGCATCAGGCTTTGCCTGCTGGAGGATTTGCAAGTGTATTAAATGCTACTCCAGCGGCACAAGGCGGCGTATTTAATAGCCCCGATCTGCATAGCTACGCTAATTCCATTGTAAGCAAACCGACCTTTTTTAAATTCGCTAAAGGCGGCATTCCAGACATTGGCGTAATGGGTGAGAAAAACGGCGGCAGCCCAGAGGCTATTATGCCGCTAACCAGGGCGAGTAACGGCGATTTGGGTGTAAAGGCGCAGGTTTCATCATCGTTAAATAACGTAAAAGTGGAAGTGATAAACCAAACTAGCGAGGACGTAAAGGTATCTAACGCCGCGATAAGGCGAAACGACGGCGAATGGGTCATATCTTTAGTTTTAAACGGCGTGAGTAAAAACGTCTTAGGCTCGCGCGAAACTTTAAGGGGGTTATTAGCGTGA
- a CDS encoding DUF2460 domain-containing protein — translation MNTYPSYPPVVVGSSRTLRNPTHRSSSEGGYTITRKKWTKPKSSYSLNYPALNAEQFKILRDFFVENQGQAFKFRYPLEDETKICVFSMDDLKADDNMQNHCAVKVEIVEI, via the coding sequence GTGAATACTTATCCTAGTTATCCACCAGTAGTTGTTGGTTCATCTAGAACCTTACGTAATCCTACGCACAGAAGCTCAAGCGAGGGCGGTTATACGATAACGCGTAAAAAATGGACTAAGCCTAAAAGCTCGTATAGTTTAAATTACCCCGCCCTAAACGCGGAGCAGTTCAAAATTTTAAGAGATTTTTTCGTAGAAAATCAAGGGCAGGCTTTTAAATTTCGTTATCCGCTGGAGGACGAAACTAAAATTTGCGTATTTTCTATGGACGATTTAAAAGCCGACGACAATATGCAAAACCACTGCGCAGTAAAAGTGGAGATAGTAGAGATATGA
- a CDS encoding DUF1833 family protein: protein MKLSTIKDLNALATDSILLVGLEIFIPETPTVRIINNSENITFRGEEFVAFPFSIGEIQTAKGEIPQFNLSIDNTSRAMQNYINSYDNYLKTRGAENSTIKAKIYVINTKDLSEPVLEEFFELTDFSSDSKAVTFNLGAGNLFNMSYPPRKMYKDYCVFKFKGEECGYNGLETRCDKTLASCRAKNNSARFGGFLGIAGGYKK, encoded by the coding sequence ATGAAACTAAGTACGATAAAAGATTTAAACGCCTTAGCTACCGACAGCATCTTACTGGTTGGACTTGAAATTTTTATCCCCGAAACGCCTACGGTACGCATAATAAACAATAGCGAGAATATAACCTTTAGAGGCGAGGAATTCGTAGCATTTCCTTTTAGTATAGGCGAAATCCAAACAGCCAAAGGTGAGATACCGCAGTTTAATCTAAGTATCGACAACACTAGCCGAGCTATGCAAAATTATATAAACTCTTACGATAATTATTTAAAAACGCGCGGCGCGGAAAACTCTACTATTAAAGCCAAAATTTACGTGATTAATACAAAAGATTTAAGCGAGCCGGTGCTTGAGGAGTTTTTCGAGCTTACCGACTTTAGCTCCGATAGTAAGGCCGTAACCTTTAATTTGGGCGCGGGCAATCTCTTTAATATGAGCTATCCGCCGCGCAAGATGTATAAGGATTATTGCGTATTTAAATTTAAAGGCGAGGAGTGCGGATATAACGGATTAGAAACTCGTTGCGATAAAACCTTGGCTAGCTGCAGGGCTAAGAATAATTCGGCGCGCTTCGGCGGATTCTTGGGAATTGCGGGCGGGTATAAGAAATGA